The stretch of DNA TACACATGAGGTATGTACAATAAATACTGACTAAAGGCAGACACAGCTGTCTCGTAATCAGATCTAACCGAATGCTGatcccaaagaacatgttcacagGCACCTGGGGTGAGAACTAACAATGGAAAACCCCAGTACCAGCTTCATATCCAGCAAGATAAGCCCCGTGGCACCCAGACCAACTATATATGAAAAAAGAACCATAGTTGGATGACAGACCATAGCAACCTTATGAGAAAGGCCTACCTGGTTACCTCTCATGGTTTTCAGGTCCAAGACAGAATAAGCCCAGAGATGCTCAAAATCCAGGGAGACAGGTTGTAGTGCCTAGGCAGATGCCCAGGATCATGCACAAAAACAAGTCTGTCTTTATCCTACATACAAGAACATATTTACCTGTAGAAAATCAGCCTTCCTACACAATATAAACCCCATAAACCACACAGACCCTGGGACTGGATTACTTTGATATACCAGTAATGATGGTATATCAGAATGGCTGCTATTCCATCAGACTAGAGCTTTATTGGGACAGATGACCAAGTGTACTCGAAACCAGAATGTATTCTAAACCCCAGACCTGGAGTGACCGAGCTTCATGAGGAAGAACCTTCCCTTTATAGAGCATCAACATAATGTGAGAACCCCTGAACAAAGAGAAACCACCCGAGTGCCCTATCTTGGAAGTTACCTAGACAGAGAGCCCTCTGACCATGGAACCTAGATACAACCTGtgtatggggtgccgtttgtccaatgCACATTTTGTCAACAAAAacacattctgtatacaaaaaacaatACCCAAAATTCTATGTGGATAAAGATATATTTCGAgtgaagaatgaaaaaaaatcaattttgtgcacaaaatcaTATTATGTTaaaaactccattctgtaaattttgacaagcattctgtctcacaaatgtccatacaacaaaaccagttatgtgtaaagttacatacagaatgaattatgtaagacaaaactttgacaaaatatataatgatgtaactaagtagcatattccagctagattttcatgacaaaatagatacttgtgacagaaagcaagatattgcgttaattagcgaatgaaaacaacacatgattcacaaaagcacattaACCATTAAAGGCGCTAAATAATGCaataatctgtgtgaatattaacacctaattgggggaggcgttaGTCAGAGCACATTGCGATTTTGGagtgtttgtgaagacaagatgagtttgctatgggatttttgttggatttggAGGAGGATCAGCAAGTCCTTGAACGTTGTAGAGTGATGCGTCCTCAGCTTTTCAGGGAAAGGTCCACTCTAGAGGGCTTAACTGAGGATGACGTTGTCAGGTGCTACAGGCTAAATAAAGCtgcaatatccagcctgtatggggtactggagccttatctgcagccactaacccACAGAAGCCACGCTCTTCCTGGCATGgttaaacttctgtgctccctgcatttttgGGCTACGggaagtttccagagggttgggggggtctacgggggggtgtcacagcctactTTTTCACTGTGCCTTGGcaaggccctgcctgccataagcttgttttgcaatttgaaaagtgccctcttttgccactgggagagtcaaagcagctacttgtagtgtcagtatctagcacaacttgcccacatttgctttctgtctcccactgtcaaaccaggccctgccataagcttgttttgcaatttgtaaagtgcccaCTTTTGCCACtggaagcagctacttgtagtgtcaactatcagtctcacactgtcacatctgttgcaaaagggccctgttttgacagagggagactggaagcatcTTATTccttcttattttatttcaggagatcaCATAGTCTTGTGATTTGCAATATATCCAAGTATCCCTTATTAATCCTCCCAAAAGCTTTccaactactgatgtcagactaacaggcctatagttttcaggctgagaacgggatccttttttaaataacggcaccacattagcaattctccagtctttgggcaccatgccagaccttaatGGATCCTGAGGACAATTCAGTTCAAGTTCCTCCACCAAATCTATGTTACCCCAGTAAGACTACAAAAGATGCGAAACCAACCAGTAGCTGATTGTCCCCCCAGATGTCAGGGCTCAAATGTTTCTTTTCTCCACATGCTGTGGGTGTTTCCACCCCTACAAACTTACTGAAGGGACATGGTCCAATATATGATAGATACCCCAGCCTTCCCTAACTTAAACACCTCCGCAATAGAACTTCTGGGCTTGGTGTAAGAGTTGTTCCCATTGAATAAACCAGGTCTCTAGCATGGGTTCTCCTGTGTATTGCAAAGTAGTGGGCAATTATGAACTGGATAGGAACTACAGCACCCAGTGTTGCACAGTGGATGAATTTGGTAAATAAGCCACTCCCCCTAATTAGACTAATCTTTGAAGCTCAGAACTGCCCAGCCAAATTCGAGAATCTGGTCCCCCCTGGCTGGATATTCACCCTTAGTGATATCCAGGTCCTGGCCTATGCTATAaaaaccaaatccaggatttggttcagtattcaaccaagattcagccatttttggcaggatttgaATTCGGTCAAaacgaatcctaaaaatcacatgactttttgtcacgtaaacacggaagttgaacatttgtttacatttaacccttccataacctaattagcatatgctaattaggattcagtaaTGGGTCGAATCCTTTACataggattcaggggttcggccgaatccaaaaaattcGATTTGGGGCATCTCTAGTTTAAAGTGCACCATTTTCTCTTTGTTAAATGTTCCGTCTTTGTTGTCTTGGGTTTAAAATGTcaaataaaaccattttaaaaaaaactaaataaatcaaaatatatatatacgtagCTAACGTTTGTAATAATGACTCCACAGCAGAAACAATGGACCTTCCCATTGGTTTGCCTATCGTGGATTATTTTTCTTTCATAAATGATATATATCTGGATCAATCACACCACACATCAGAGGAGGCTAGTTATGAGCAAGAATCCTTGCCATAGAACAAAAAGGAAGTGTTATTTTTCCAGACAGGAAGTAGAGAAATTTCCTTGTGTAACAAGAAGTAAAGTCCACCATggaagcacattttttttccctgtcgctctttttttttttaaaaaaagatacagaTTCACACAATGTTACACACAGTGAATTCTTCTTTTATTTTGACGATGGCACCCCTATAAGATCATGAGATTaggagatatttttttttattgcaactgAGTGTGAATCTGACCAATTAAACTGTCCTGTCTTTACCtgtcttccatcccctttaccagtttagttgcagtctctgcactctctccagctcattaatatccttcttaaggactggagcccaaaactgccccccatactcagggtgaggccttaccagggacctataaagaggctaAACTATATTCTCATCCCTTTAGTTGATGCCttttttatacagcactttaTCTGCTTTATTAGCCAGTCCATtaagggttgaacatgatggactcgggtctttttttcaactcaacttaactatgtaactatgcaactaaTTTTATGATGTTTATTTATTGAAACTGTAGTTAAACAATCTGTTTCAGCTCATGTaagtaatgaaataaaaacaatttgcTTGAGAAAATATTTTCCATGACTCGGTACAGGATTTGCCCCATCTGACATTTAGCTGATTTCTGTTTTGTTGAATTAGTCAATATAACTGCCACTTTTATTTTACCTGTAAGGGTTGATGGCCTTTagataaggttgccacctttaaaaaaggaaaatactgGCAAGGGATATCCCAATGGGGAAACAacctcaaccctgacagtctaacctcatagtttaacccttccatcccctttaccagtttagttgcagtctctgcactctctccagctcattaatatccttcttaaggactggaacccaaaactgcccccatactcagggtgaggccttaccagggacctataaagaggcaaaattatgttctcatcccttgagtcaatgcccttttttatacaagacagcactttatttgctttagtagccacagaatgatactgcctggaattagacaacttgttatcaacaaaaacccctagatccttctccattaaggttccccccaaaacactaccatttagtgtataacttgcatttatattatttctaccaaaaggCATAGccttgcacttgtccacattaaacctcattttccattttgctgcccagttttccaattttgtcaaatcgctctgcaaagcggcacatcctgcatggaacttatagttttgcacaatttagtgtcatcagcaaaaatagaaacagtactgtctatgcccccctccaggtcattaataaacaagttaaaaagcaaaggcccaaggactgacccctgcggtactccactaacaacactggcccaattagaaaatgttctatttactcctactccttcagccagttctctatccaagtacaaatattatgttctaggccaatattcaatttcatcattaaccttctgtgaggtactgtatcaacaactttagcaaagtctaagtagatcccatccactgccattccagcattgaggttcctgctcacctcctcataaaaggcgactaaattagtctggcaagatcatTTACGTATtaaaaaccatgctggcacaaacttatcatgtgatttgcaatgtattcaagtaccctatcccttattaccccttccaaaagctttccaactgctgatgtcagactaacaggcctatagttttcaggctgagaacgggatccttttttaaataacggcaccacattagcaattctccagtctttgggcaccatgccagaccttaatAAATCTTGAGGACAATTCAGTTCAAGTTCCTCCACCAAATCTATGTTACCCCAGTAAGACTACAAAAGATGCAAAACCAACCAGTAGCTGATTGTCCCCCCAGATGTCAGGGCTCAAATGTTTCTTTTCTCCACATGCTGTGGGTGTTTCCACCTCTACAAACTTACTGAAGGGACGTGGTCCAATATATGATAGATACCCTAGCCTTTCCTAACTTAAACACCTCCGCAATAGAACATCTGGGCTTGGTGGAAGAGTTGTTCTTATTGAATAAACCAGGTCTCTAGCATGGGTTCTCCTGTGTATTGCAAAGTAGTTGGTAATTATGAATGGGATGGGAAATACAACACCCAGTGTTGCACAGTGAATGAATTTGGTAAATAAGCCACTCCCCCTAATTAGACTAATCTTTGAAGCTCAGAACTGCCCAGCCAAATTCGAGAATCTGGTCCCCCCTGGCTGGATATTCACCCTTAGTGATATCCAGGTCCTGGCCTGTGCTATAAAAACCTAattgcaccgaatccaggatttggttcggtattcagccaagatttggccattttcagcaggatttgaatTCGGCCAAaacgaatcctaaaaatcacatgactttttgtcacgtaaacacggaagttgaacatttgtttacatttaacccttccaaaacctaattagcatatgctaattaggattcattaataggccgaatcctttacataggattcaggggttcggccgaatccaaaaaattcgattcggtgcatccctagtttaaagtGCACCATTTTCTCTTTGTTAAATGTTCTGTCTTTGTTGTCttgtgtttaaaatgtaaaataaaacctttttaaaagaactaaataaatcaaaatatatatatacgtagCTAACGTTTGTAATAATGACTCCACAGCAGAAACAATGGACCTTCCCATTGGTTTGTCTATCGTGGATTATTTTTCTTCCATAAATGATATATGTCTGGATCAATCACACCACACATCAGAGGAGGCTAGTTATGAGCAAGAATCCTTGCCATAGAACAAAAAGGAAGTGTTATATTTCCAGACAGGAAGTAGAGAAATTTCCTTGTGTAACAAGAAGTAAAGTCCCTCATGGAAGCACATGTTTTTCCCTGTcactccttttttttaaaaaaaaaaatgatacagaTTCACACACTGTTAcacacagtgatttttttttattttattttgacgATGGCACCCCTATAGGACCATGAGATTaggagatatttttttttcaactgagtGGTAATCTGACCAATTAAACTGCCCTGTCTTTACGGGACACAAAATAGCCAATTGATTCATAATTGGTCAAAGGGGATATAAATTTCCTCTTGTGAGTTTCAGAGCTCAGGATCCTGCACCCGGCTTCTGTCATAGCCTTTTGTATGAACTCTTCATTGCACTTTAGTGCAGAAAACTTGTGTTGGCCGACCATGAAGCAAGAGAAGTTGATCGCTGCCACCATGACCAGGTGACCTCCAATCTTCAGAGGGGATAACAATTTCTTCAGAAGGTTTGTATACATATCGTGATCTTTGCTAACTAGCTCCAAATGATAAAGAGTGATTAAGCAATCTGCTTGGGGCAACACAACTGTGCCGAGTGGGTTCTCCTTGGTGATGTCCCATTTTACCACTTGTTTGATTGCCCTTCTGGTTTTCTCCTCTTGTTTCTTCCACTCGGTActgaaaaacaatacatttgcttTGTTTAAGAATATGTAATATAACACCCTATTTACTGGAGGAGCTAAAGCTCTACGATCCCTTTTGCAAGTCACAGTTTTTCCTCTTACACAGCTGACCAAACaggaggcaaaaatatgtttctccagaaaaacatttttcccaCAGCTAACCACTGCTTTCCTGCCCTAAAAAAAATCCTTCTAGAACTAAAGATCTTCAGATTCTCCTCTGGTTGGATCTACTGCTCATGAGGTACCCAGAGAGTTTGGATCATATGCACCCTTAGGAACCCCTAGGATATAAAATCAACCCCAACCAAGTAAGCCTATTTGCTAACACAAGATAGGTCTTTATACTTTTTAGCTTAGTCATTGTTCTCTGAATATTCTTTTGCTTCAAGATGCCATTTCTCAATAGACTATTTACATGCATGGAGATGTATATGTTCCTCAGGTTGCctatactatttatttatttcaggTGGAAACAAGTTGAGCTTATCTCAGGTGGAAACATGTTGGGCTTATCTCAGGTGTAAACATGTTGGGCTTATCTCAGATGGAAACATGTTGGGTTTATCTCAGATGGAAACATGTTGGGTTTATCTCAGATGGAAACATGTTGGGCTTATAGCAGGTGTTAACATGTTGGGCTTATAGAAGGTGGAAACATGTTGGGCTTATTTTAGATGGAAACATGTTGGGCTTATCTCAGATGGAAACATGTTGGGTTTATCTCAGGTGGAAACATGTTGGGTTTATCTCAGGTGGAAACATGTTGGACTTATTTTAGATGGAAACATGTTGGGCTTATCTCAGATGGAAACATGTTGGGCTTATCTCAGATGGAAACATGTTGGCTTATTTCAGGTGGAAACATGTTGGGCTTATCTCAGATGGATACATGTTGGGCTTATCTCAGATGGAAACATGTTGGGCTTATCTCAGATGGAAACATGTTGGGCTTATCTCAGATGGAAACATGTTGGGCTTATCTCAGATGGAAACATGTGGAACTTATCTCAGATGGAAACATGTTGAGCTTATCTCAGATGGAAACATGTTGGGTTTATCTCAGATGGAAACATGCTGGGCTTATCTCAGATGGAGACATTTTGGGCTTATCTCAGATGAAACCAGTTTGGGTTCATCTCAGATGGAAACATTTTGAGCTTATCTCATATGGAAACATGTTGGGCTTATCTCAGATGGAAACACATTGAGCTTATCTCAGATGGAAACATGTTGAGCTTGTCTCAGATGGAAACATGTTGGGCTTATCTCAGATGGAAACATGTTGGCTTATTTCAGGTGGAAACATGTTGGGCTTATCTCAGATGGAAACATGTTTGGTTTATCTCAGATGGATACATGTTGGGCTTATCTCAGATGGAAACATGTTGGGCTTATCTCAGATGGAAACATGTTGGGCTTATCTCAGATGGAAACATGTTGAACTTATCTCAGATGGAAACATGTTGAGCTTATCTCATATGGAAACATGTTGGGTTTATCTCAGATGGAAACATGCTGGGCTTATCACAGATGGAAACATTTTGGGCTTATCTCAGATGAAACCAGTTTGGGTTCATCTCAGATGGAAACATTTTGAGCTTATCTCATATGGAAACATGTTGGGCTTATCTCAGATGGAAACACATTGAGCTTATCTCAGATGGAAACATGTTGAGCTTGTCTCAGATGGAAACATGTTGGGCTTATCTCAGATGGAAACATGTTGGCTTATTTCAGGTGGAAACATGTTGGGCTTATCTCAGATGGAAACATGTTTGGCTTATCTCAGATGGATACATGTTGGGCTTATCTCAGATGGAAACATGTTGGGCTTATCTCAGATGGAAACATGTTGGGCTTATCTCAGATGGAAACATGTTGAACTTATCTCAGATGGAAACATGTTGAGCTTATCTCATATGGAAACAAGTTGGGTTTATCTCAGATGGAAACATGCTGGGCTTATCACAGATGGAAACATTTTGGGCTTATCTCAGATGAAACCAGTTTGGGTTCATCTCAGATGGAAACATTTTGAGCTTATCTCATATGGAAACATGTTGGGCTTATCTCAGATGGAAACATGTTGAGCTTATCTCAGATGGAAACATGTTGAGCTTATCTCAGATGGAAACATGTTGGGCTTATCTCAGATGGAAACATGTTGGGTTTATCTCAGATGGAAACATGTTGGGCTTATCTCAGATGGAAACATTTTGGGCTTATCTCAGATGAAACCAGTTTGGGTTCATCTCAGATGGAAACATTTTGAGCTTATGTCATATGGAAACATGTTGGGCTTATCTCAGATGGAAACATGTTGAGCTTATCTCAGATGGAAACATGTTGGGCTTATCTCAGATGAAAACATTTTGGGCTTATCTCAGATGAAACCAGTTTGGGTTTATCTCAGATGGAAACATTTTGAGCTGACATAAGCCTCTAAGCAAGGTTTTGGGCTTCTACCAGTCCTTTATCAAGCCAAGACTTCAGAGAACCTGAGGAGCAGGCTAAAAAGTTTATTAAGTGACATTGCTTTGAAAATACCACCCTAATAGTGTTTGACTATAATTCCTAGCATTATTTAACCCTTCAAAATATTTGGAAATTCCTTGGggtaacttgcagtgcagcaaaaTCCAAGTATGGTTAAGCATCAGTGGTTAGATGCCCTTTAAGTCCACCATGGGTTCTTTAAACTAGATCTTAACAAAGAAATAATACAACTAGGGTCATTTTCCACCTCACCTTTGTCCTTTAAGTGAGCAAACAAACTCTGCAAAGTGGGAATGATCCACAGCTCCGGGCTCATTTCGGATCCATTTCTTTATGGTTTCCACACAGCAGTCTGAAGATTCCAGCAATATGATATTTTTGAAGAAATCAGCAGCAACAAAGTTTTCAGAAACATGAGAGCCAACCGAGAGATGAATCAGTGTTTCTCCTTTCACAGAACCTACAGGCAAAAACAATGATGATCAATTAATAAACTACTCTACTATGTACTTTTATATTGATGATTTAGCTTGGAATTTATCATATTTTCCAACAAATTTCACAATATAAAGATTTGCCCAAATTCTTAGAATTCAGCCCAACCGAATCAAAACCCATATGTGATGCCACCTGAAAGCACCAGACATTTGAAGGTGACACAGATGAATTGATTTTGGGGATTGTTCTCAAATTCGAACATTAAAATTCTGTTTTAGTTCAGTATTCAGACAggatttggtatttggctgaatttgaggacaacaaaaaaaactaaaacgctataatttctaatttttttcattttaaattttactaaactcatttccttgaACGTCTAAATCCAAAAAATCTAACGTTTCGAGagaaaagaaggatcttccaggaaagcgaagggacctctgccattgacttctacatgaacccgacaagttttagatggcaattgtcagatttggatttttagccatttagacacgagagtaaatctcgaaaaaaaattgggggggggggaggtgaaaTTCCtatagtaaatgggcccctagatgATCAAATTCAATTTAGTTAATGCATCACTGTACAAATATTACAATCCCAGCACCCCTCTGGTTGGCTTCCAGTATTCTTATTTTTCATGATGTAGCTCACATACCTGATGAGAATAATTTATAGAGAAATTTCAGGGGATCTTCCACCAGCTCTTTTTTGGAAACCGTCTTATCAGCCCCGACGTACGTGTCAAAGAGATGACAGGGATCAAACTCTTCATCATGGTAGTGCTTCTGTTCTGTGCTGCTCATGGTTAGGGTTCTCCAAAAAGTCCTGTTACACTCGGTCGCTTTATATCTTTCAACTGAAATGAAAATACTTATTAAAAGTCTTATTAAGGTGAAGGATACAATGCTGTAATGCTACAGTAACAATTACAGATTTTATGCATGAACTATCAGTAAAGAACCATTGGTGCCGAGCTATAACCACCTGGAGTCCTGTGCGATGTTCTGAATAAAGTCAGTAGATAGAGCCCTTGGGTCTGTGCATTTATTGTCGCTGAAAATCATGAATAATCTTTGTATTATTTACAAGCGATCACAACATCCCTCCTTGGTTTAAATATTTTTGCCCTCGAACTAGTTCCCTTGCCTAATTGTTTGTGAAAGCTTGGGAATCTTCTTGGGAAAAATACACAGTACCGGAGGCAACATGAGAAGCTCAGTTTGACCTTTATTTTACTGTATCTATCAAACCATAGTGAGTGGTCTTTGTGCTGCAGTATCCAGGCATTT from Xenopus tropicalis strain Nigerian chromosome 8, UCB_Xtro_10.0, whole genome shotgun sequence encodes:
- the LOC100496844 gene encoding indolethylamine N-methyltransferase — protein: MSSTEQKHYHDEEFDPCHLFDTYVGADKTVSKKELVEDPLKFLYKLFSSGSVKGETLIHLSVGSHVSENFVAADFFKNIILLESSDCCVETIKKWIRNEPGAVDHSHFAEFVCSLKGQSTEWKKQEEKTRRAIKQVVKWDITKENPLGTVVLPQADCLITLYHLELVSKDHDMYTNLLKKLLSPLKIGGHLVMVAAINFSCFMVGQHKFSALKCNEEFIQKAMTEAGCRILSSETHKRKFISPLTNYESIGYFVSRKDRAV